In the Streptobacillus moniliformis DSM 12112 genome, one interval contains:
- a CDS encoding DUF4116 domain-containing protein → METKVSDENKHFFNWSTEELDLEYLDEKLKDDKDFMMEAIRYKWDQPILKYASDRLKDDREFVKEAARHNSCNLYYASERLRDDRELVMDNIWKADDLLGRVSKRLKDDKEVVRKAVIKRGWNFVYASNRLKDDLEIVKIAVEKNPYLLMYASDELRNNKGFVLNLIEKDYDVLEYVEDKFRDDKEFMGVVARNYSDELFLQYASERLKDDKEFVLEVVKTLSWNLEYASERLRDDDEVVMAALEKRSNVFQFASERLKNDREFVIEAAKYCPRNLENADEKFRDDKELVLEVTKCCPWNLAFASDRLKDDKDVAMRAIEKNSRLLEYVSDRLKDDKDFVMEVTKDKTWNLSHVSERLRDDEELVMESIKNEYNAGNLYYASERLKNDREFILEAARYNYDVLIFARDEVINRVEKKENEKMESPWDRKDEKDRDFER, encoded by the coding sequence ATGGAAACTAAAGTAAGCGATGAAAATAAGCACTTTTTTAATTGGTCTACTGAGGAGTTAGATTTAGAATATTTAGATGAGAAATTAAAAGATGATAAAGATTTTATGATGGAAGCAATAAGATATAAATGGGATCAACCTATTTTAAAGTATGCGAGTGATAGATTAAAAGATGATAGAGAGTTTGTAAAGGAAGCTGCTAGACATAATTCATGTAATTTATATTATGCGAGTGAAAGACTTAGAGATGATAGAGAACTTGTAATGGATAACATATGGAAAGCTGATGATTTATTAGGACGTGTAAGTAAAAGATTAAAAGATGATAAAGAAGTTGTAAGGAAAGCCGTTATAAAAAGAGGTTGGAATTTTGTTTATGCAAGTAATAGGCTGAAAGATGATTTAGAAATAGTTAAGATTGCTGTAGAGAAAAATCCGTATTTATTAATGTATGCAAGTGATGAGTTAAGGAATAATAAGGGATTTGTGCTTAATCTTATTGAAAAGGATTATGATGTTTTAGAATATGTAGAGGATAAGTTTAGAGATGATAAAGAATTTATGGGTGTAGTAGCAAGAAATTATAGTGATGAACTTTTTTTACAGTATGCGAGTGAAAGACTGAAAGATGATAAAGAGTTTGTATTGGAAGTAGTTAAAACTTTGTCATGGAATTTGGAATATGCGAGTGAAAGACTTAGAGATGATGATGAAGTTGTAATGGCTGCTTTAGAGAAAAGAAGTAATGTATTTCAATTTGCAAGTGAAAGATTGAAAAATGATAGAGAGTTTGTAATAGAAGCCGCTAAATATTGTCCAAGGAATTTAGAAAATGCTGATGAAAAGTTTAGAGATGATAAAGAGCTTGTGTTGGAAGTAACTAAATGTTGTCCATGGAACTTAGCTTTTGCAAGTGATAGGCTGAAAGATGATAAAGATGTAGCAATGAGAGCTATAGAGAAAAATTCACGTTTATTAGAATATGTGAGTGATAGGTTGAAAGATGATAAAGACTTTGTAATGGAAGTAACTAAAGATAAAACATGGAATTTATCTCATGTTAGTGAAAGGTTAAGAGATGATGAAGAACTTGTAATGGAATCAATTAAAAATGAATATAATGCAGGGAATTTATATTATGCTAGTGAGAGGTTAAAAAATGATAGAGAGTTTATACTGGAAGCAGCTAGATATAATTATGATGTATTAATATTTGCAAGAGATGAAGTAATTAATAGAGTAGAAAAAAAAGAAAATGAAAAAATGGAAAGTCCTTGGGATAGAAAAGATGAAAAAGATAGAGATTTTGAGAGATAA
- the traD gene encoding conjugal transfer protein TraD, translating into MSKIENIILEIIKEKRKVRKHKSTSNRKERTHKLIILGTLFTLLEIENVDQDLLLGILMNYYYLNDKEKKELKEKGKIFKIEREKYLKEERIKNEE; encoded by the coding sequence ATGAGTAAAATAGAAAATATAATTTTAGAAATAATAAAAGAAAAAAGAAAAGTTAGAAAACATAAAAGCACTTCTAATAGAAAAGAAAGAACTCATAAATTAATAATTTTGGGAACATTATTTACATTATTAGAGATAGAAAATGTGGACCAGGATTTATTGTTGGGAATATTAATGAATTATTATTATTTAAATGATAAAGAAAAGAAAGAGTTAAAAGAAAAAGGTAAGATATTTAAGATAGAAAGAGAAAAATATTTAAAAGAGGAGAGAATTAAAAATGAGGAATAG
- a CDS encoding S26 family signal peptidase, whose amino-acid sequence MKKIERIYFIVLATILIVFSNIRVNISESSPIGIYLVNRFSKNYSKGDYVVYRIDKKYKEYVNEKLKDLDTVKQIKGVAGDEVEYIDNKIYINKENVAEIIYEIPINSRKKYIISENEFLTIGDVSYSVDGRYYGTIKKKDIKYKVHLIYRIRI is encoded by the coding sequence ATGAAAAAAATAGAAAGAATATACTTTATAGTGCTAGCTACAATATTAATTGTATTTAGTAATATAAGAGTTAATATAAGTGAATCATCTCCAATAGGAATATATTTAGTTAATAGATTTTCTAAAAACTATAGTAAAGGAGATTATGTAGTATATAGAATTGATAAAAAGTATAAAGAATATGTAAATGAGAAATTAAAAGATTTAGATACAGTCAAACAGATAAAAGGTGTTGCTGGAGATGAAGTAGAGTATATAGACAATAAGATATATATTAATAAAGAAAATGTGGCTGAAATAATTTATGAAATACCTATTAATTCAAGAAAAAAATATATTATTTCTGAAAATGAATTTTTAACTATAGGAGACGTGAGTTATTCTGTAGATGGAAGATATTATGGAACAATTAAAAAGAAAGATATTAAATATAAAGTACATTTAATATATAGGATTAGGATATGA
- a CDS encoding type IV secretion system protein, translated as MRKILFSILLLFSMFTFASYRLDTITFKNVNYSLNIKKDILKSKVIPSVNGNNLNNGEINYTPTVSYDFDGIATLMGQYMENGLKSLQKIGIFIVSVLFGIQLTIDLYSVYATLKLEEFFKTFIKRLMTFSLYLFAIRKIVDGTVFRVVEELSYQLLKLLTGEPGIQKLSNIWRIKNQVTYNVWQGIANLWGAGSFFPSEFVRDFILTLILLAVIVFLNIAFFMMMLNLFKALISFKLVLGLSTILIPLGIMDSTKEYYSIGKILSMGLNFSVKLISVNFIASVIMKTLTNNNSVLNLSITDVSTALSSNFIVFLLLISVMRHLITKVEINF; from the coding sequence ATGAGGAAAATATTATTTAGCATACTCTTATTATTTTCAATGTTTACTTTTGCGAGTTATCGATTAGATACAATAACATTTAAAAATGTAAATTATTCTTTGAATATTAAAAAAGATATCTTGAAGTCTAAAGTAATTCCTTCAGTAAATGGAAATAATTTAAATAATGGAGAAATAAATTATACACCTACAGTTAGTTATGATTTTGATGGTATTGCTACACTTATGGGACAATATATGGAAAATGGTCTTAAATCATTACAAAAAATAGGTATATTTATAGTTTCCGTTCTATTTGGTATTCAGTTAACTATTGATTTGTACAGTGTATATGCGACCCTTAAGTTAGAAGAATTTTTTAAAACCTTTATAAAAAGATTAATGACCTTTTCCTTATACTTATTTGCAATTAGAAAAATAGTAGATGGAACAGTCTTTAGAGTTGTTGAAGAATTATCATATCAGTTACTTAAATTACTTACTGGAGAACCAGGAATACAAAAATTATCTAATATTTGGAGAATAAAAAATCAAGTAACTTACAATGTATGGCAAGGTATAGCTAATTTATGGGGAGCTGGTTCATTTTTCCCAAGTGAATTTGTACGAGATTTTATACTAACATTGATACTTTTAGCAGTAATAGTATTTTTAAATATAGCATTCTTTATGATGATGCTTAATCTCTTTAAAGCTTTAATAAGCTTTAAACTAGTATTAGGATTATCTACAATCTTAATACCTCTAGGAATAATGGATTCAACAAAAGAATACTATTCTATAGGAAAAATATTATCTATGGGCTTAAATTTTTCTGTAAAATTAATATCAGTAAACTTTATAGCTTCGGTGATTATGAAAACATTAACTAATAATAATTCGGTTTTAAATCTTTCTATAACAGATGTATCAACAGCATTATCATCAAACTTTATTGTATTTTTACTGTTGATATCCGTTATGAGACATTTAATTACTAAAGTAGAAATTAATTTTTAA
- a CDS encoding type IV secretion system protein: MINNFVQIFSDMLSTGVLRTVSIVLFFMSVIASIDFILAFIFEYSNDFMSFIKVFLTKIFRYSIFFAIARYYVPVTDEFVNIIFRIGYLFFPSGRVPRGRVGLPDFDEIFKFLYAGVTHIRKDWEKLSWTQVGGQLTYLIIVLIVIFAIFLIIKEIIVNFVELKIIIALGVLLLPFNVFEQTKSIGSKLFHALLNSAGKLLVSICITGVTLQILQNNTFKSNGLIGVQIGNAISWTFLLGLAAYLVTNSRELGSMLINGTGSGNANNIFGQAMSTAISGGTAAVGGAVVGASAIKGGLSKGTAAFKDGKNMKGIFNAAIKGMKEGSTIAKSGRLGKLGGKLSRGLQNTVGYASGSRSVMNAASDIWGATAGTTSEQVMHDGEAFATMKENLGYDEVGKASDYVGTFDAVKEAFKEARDSFRTDKTSDMPHSKYERYKEAFKTFREKMSNPNTKQDLYEKAVDKVNDKHKIHETRRNYMNERRYNPYTTNEQGQRVKKDIWNEDIGKEILKDNSNKRDDETNNRNQYK; the protein is encoded by the coding sequence ATGATTAATAATTTTGTACAAATATTTTCTGATATGCTATCTACAGGAGTATTGAGAACAGTAAGTATAGTTCTATTTTTCATGAGTGTAATAGCATCTATAGATTTTATTTTAGCCTTTATATTTGAATATAGCAATGATTTTATGTCTTTTATAAAAGTATTTCTTACTAAAATATTTAGATATTCAATATTTTTTGCTATAGCTAGGTACTATGTTCCTGTTACAGATGAATTTGTTAATATTATCTTTAGAATAGGTTACTTGTTCTTTCCTTCAGGAAGAGTACCTAGAGGTAGGGTTGGATTACCTGATTTTGATGAAATATTTAAGTTTCTTTATGCTGGAGTTACACATATTAGAAAGGATTGGGAAAAATTAAGTTGGACTCAAGTTGGTGGTCAATTAACATATTTGATTATTGTATTAATAGTTATATTTGCAATATTTCTAATAATTAAAGAAATAATAGTTAACTTCGTTGAATTAAAGATAATAATAGCATTAGGTGTATTATTGTTACCATTTAATGTATTTGAACAGACAAAAAGTATAGGTTCTAAATTATTTCATGCCCTGTTAAATTCAGCAGGTAAATTATTAGTATCTATATGTATTACAGGAGTAACCTTACAGATTTTACAAAATAATACATTTAAATCTAATGGTCTTATTGGTGTTCAAATAGGGAATGCTATATCGTGGACATTTCTTTTAGGACTTGCAGCTTATCTTGTTACAAATTCAAGAGAATTAGGTTCAATGTTAATAAATGGAACTGGTTCTGGTAATGCTAATAATATATTTGGTCAAGCAATGTCAACGGCTATAAGTGGTGGAACGGCTGCAGTTGGTGGAGCTGTAGTTGGAGCAAGTGCAATTAAAGGTGGACTTTCAAAAGGAACAGCAGCTTTTAAAGATGGTAAGAATATGAAAGGTATATTTAATGCAGCTATAAAAGGAATGAAAGAAGGATCAACTATAGCTAAAAGTGGTAGACTTGGTAAGCTTGGTGGTAAATTATCTAGGGGATTACAGAATACAGTTGGATATGCTTCAGGAAGTAGGAGTGTAATGAATGCTGCAAGTGATATTTGGGGAGCAACGGCTGGAACAACATCAGAACAAGTTATGCATGATGGAGAGGCATTTGCAACGATGAAAGAAAATTTAGGTTATGATGAAGTTGGAAAAGCTTCAGATTATGTGGGAACTTTTGATGCAGTAAAAGAAGCCTTTAAAGAAGCAAGAGATTCATTTAGAACAGATAAAACAAGTGATATGCCACATTCAAAATATGAGAGATATAAGGAAGCATTTAAAACATTTAGAGAAAAGATGTCAAACCCTAATACTAAGCAAGACTTGTATGAAAAAGCTGTAGATAAGGTTAATGATAAGCATAAGATACATGAAACAAGAAGAAATTATATGAATGAAAGAAGATATAACCCATATACAACTAATGAGCAAGGACAAAGAGTTAAAAAAGATATTTGGAATGAGGATATTGGGAAAGAGATTTTGAAAGATAATTCTAATAAGAGAGATGATGAAACAAATAATAGAAATCAGTATAAATAA
- a CDS encoding VirB4 family type IV secretion/conjugal transfer ATPase, which produces MLKQILNNYKKSYKFFVPFESLIEDGIILNKNSGFQSTFKVRFYDLDYMGEDEVTLINDRLNNAYKRLPDGFSVHFEVQRNKSDKYPTKNLKGKPYPTQIIDKIREKSVTKDVFYSTEYYITLTYIMSNDNSEKITKLLDKLSNLFMKNKVKEDSKEELLKIYKNELKEYKDQVLMFIEQLKTAAISAELLKGEELLGFLYSAINMEKREKIRVPVDDTMLLDEYLTVSTLSNGEYTKINDEYVKVITINMFPDNVTQRIFNQLESLNFEYRYVTRFIMLSKEEALEMLKNFKIYFSAKVKTLAQWMLEVKNGTEVQNIDTVALDKVDEADFALNEAKTGVVAYGYYTFSFIIKDKDLEILDKKINEVRRILNFYDFVAGVDKYNTLDSIFGSLPGNIVNNVRKAPMNTYLLSALLPMSSLYTGNKINNHLKDVALFTTKTEKELFYLNLHNKDIGHSLIIGPTGAGKSFLLSMIAANFLKYEGKVLDEYGSSKIKPAQVFFFDKDASSRVLTYTSGGKFYDLGKKEIAFQPLKNIHIKSEREWALGWIINILEQERVSYDATTRNIVEKALDSLSIAKVESRTLSNLRTYIASSSKTIASVLDSYCGNNVYGEYFDNNFDNISNNNFITFEMGDVISKPKVISPLLDYIFHKIETEKLDGTPTVILLDECWIFLKNEKMRDKINEWLKVLRKKNTSVIFATQSLSEIADSPIFSAIVDACKTNIFLPNEKAMSTWLNLYKKFNLTEKEIQEINNAVMKQDYFVKTTEGSRLFQLNPTDIEIAYLGASTNNDQNTIISLKNKIDNEILSGRDKILNLNKEWINYKYKIGEVSLNSINQIKEILNEKEKNK; this is translated from the coding sequence ATGTTAAAACAAATATTAAATAATTATAAAAAATCATATAAATTTTTTGTTCCTTTTGAATCTTTAATTGAAGATGGAATAATACTTAATAAAAATAGTGGATTTCAATCAACATTTAAAGTTAGATTTTATGATTTAGATTATATGGGAGAAGATGAGGTTACATTAATAAATGATAGATTAAATAATGCATATAAAAGGTTACCTGATGGATTTAGTGTTCATTTTGAGGTTCAGAGAAATAAAAGTGATAAATATCCTACAAAAAATTTAAAAGGAAAACCTTATCCAACACAAATAATAGATAAAATAAGGGAAAAATCTGTTACAAAAGATGTATTTTACTCAACAGAATATTACATTACTTTAACATATATTATGAGTAATGATAATAGTGAGAAAATAACAAAATTATTAGATAAATTAAGTAATCTTTTTATGAAAAATAAGGTAAAAGAAGATAGTAAAGAAGAGCTATTAAAAATATATAAAAATGAATTAAAAGAGTATAAAGATCAAGTTTTAATGTTTATAGAACAGTTAAAAACTGCTGCGATTAGTGCAGAACTTTTAAAAGGAGAAGAACTTTTAGGTTTCTTGTATTCAGCAATAAATATGGAAAAAAGAGAAAAAATTAGAGTTCCTGTTGATGATACAATGCTTCTTGATGAATATTTAACTGTATCAACATTATCAAATGGAGAATATACAAAAATAAATGATGAATATGTTAAGGTTATAACTATAAATATGTTTCCAGATAATGTAACACAAAGAATATTTAATCAACTTGAGAGTTTAAATTTTGAATATAGATATGTAACAAGATTTATAATGTTAAGTAAAGAAGAAGCATTAGAAATGCTTAAAAACTTTAAAATATACTTTTCAGCTAAAGTAAAAACATTAGCTCAATGGATGCTAGAAGTAAAAAATGGTACAGAGGTACAAAATATAGATACAGTTGCATTAGATAAAGTAGATGAAGCTGATTTTGCATTAAATGAAGCAAAAACTGGAGTAGTTGCTTATGGATATTATACATTTTCATTTATTATTAAAGATAAGGATTTAGAAATATTAGATAAAAAGATAAATGAGGTTAGAAGAATATTAAACTTTTATGATTTTGTAGCTGGAGTAGATAAATATAATACACTTGATTCTATATTTGGTTCACTACCAGGTAATATTGTAAATAATGTTAGAAAAGCACCTATGAATACTTATTTATTATCTGCTCTGTTACCTATGTCATCATTATATACAGGAAATAAGATAAATAATCATTTAAAAGATGTAGCATTATTTACTACAAAAACAGAAAAAGAGTTATTTTATTTAAATTTACACAATAAAGACATAGGTCATAGTTTAATAATAGGACCTACAGGTGCTGGAAAATCTTTCCTACTTAGTATGATAGCTGCAAACTTCTTAAAATATGAAGGTAAAGTTTTAGATGAATATGGTAGTTCAAAAATAAAACCAGCACAAGTTTTCTTTTTTGATAAAGATGCTTCAAGTAGAGTATTAACATATACTTCTGGAGGTAAATTCTATGATTTAGGTAAAAAAGAAATTGCCTTTCAGCCATTAAAAAATATACATATTAAAAGTGAGAGGGAATGGGCGTTAGGGTGGATAATAAATATATTAGAACAAGAGAGAGTTAGTTACGATGCAACTACAAGAAATATTGTAGAAAAAGCATTAGATTCTCTTTCTATAGCTAAAGTTGAAAGTAGAACATTATCAAATTTAAGAACATATATAGCTTCAAGTTCAAAAACAATAGCTTCTGTTTTAGATTCATATTGTGGAAATAATGTATATGGAGAATATTTTGATAATAATTTTGATAATATTTCAAATAATAATTTTATTACTTTTGAAATGGGTGATGTAATATCTAAACCTAAAGTAATTTCACCATTGCTTGATTATATCTTTCATAAAATAGAAACAGAAAAATTAGATGGAACTCCTACAGTAATTTTACTTGATGAGTGTTGGATTTTCTTAAAAAATGAAAAAATGAGAGATAAGATAAATGAGTGGCTTAAAGTATTAAGAAAGAAAAATACCTCTGTTATATTTGCGACACAATCTCTTTCAGAAATTGCAGATTCCCCTATTTTTTCAGCTATTGTTGATGCGTGTAAAACTAATATCTTTTTACCTAACGAAAAAGCTATGTCAACATGGTTAAATCTGTATAAAAAATTTAATCTTACAGAAAAAGAGATACAAGAGATAAACAATGCCGTGATGAAACAAGATTATTTTGTTAAAACTACTGAAGGTTCAAGATTATTTCAATTAAATCCTACAGATATTGAAATAGCATATTTAGGAGCTTCTACAAATAATGACCAAAATACTATTATTAGCTTAAAAAATAAAATAGATAATGAAATATTAAGTGGTAGAGATAAAATATTAAATTTAAATAAAGAATGGATAAACTATAAGTATAAAATAGGAGAAGTAAGTCTAAATAGTATAAATCAGATAAAAGAAATTTTAAATGAAAAGGAGAAAAACAAATGA
- a CDS encoding VirB3 family type IV secretion system protein, with product MKKLPVYKGIMENKTSFGIPLSAFMYLGVFALLLYIFLKTFLIIIPVAILFIVLKIVSRKDSKFLNVFFINLFHGNFYGF from the coding sequence ATGAAAAAACTACCAGTATATAAAGGGATAATGGAAAATAAAACAAGTTTTGGTATACCTCTTTCGGCATTTATGTATTTAGGAGTATTTGCATTACTACTATATATATTTTTGAAAACTTTTTTAATAATAATACCAGTAGCAATATTATTTATAGTTCTTAAAATAGTTTCAAGAAAAGATTCTAAATTTTTAAATGTATTTTTTATTAATTTATTTCATGGAAATTTTTATGGATTTTAG
- a CDS encoding PBECR4 domain-containing protein — translation MEKKYKVQKILNKMRKLNNIDFIIKGESKEFDIRLGIENIPHLLGLHYMDENRTRPMDKIKLIMSNNISDKDILDKIYKIHGTRQMTNVKNRIDTFETFMNNLEKGFIVEKTLDTKMNVNYLIIQSKENEYYHLGIFSSDNGTLLLEFDELNKDKSFLKTYFVEDNIVYFDKSNIIEEIQSISKYSEDLEEYIPFSFDEEKNRALLEEYKINRELNYREFLKNFENSKDNTWNIKKDDKELER, via the coding sequence ATGGAAAAAAAATACAAAGTACAAAAAATATTGAATAAAATGAGAAAATTAAATAATATTGATTTTATTATAAAAGGAGAAAGTAAAGAATTTGATATAAGGTTAGGAATTGAAAATATTCCTCATTTATTAGGACTTCATTATATGGATGAAAATAGAACTAGACCAATGGATAAAATTAAATTAATTATGAGTAATAATATTTCTGATAAAGACATTTTAGATAAAATATATAAAATTCATGGAACTAGGCAAATGACAAATGTTAAAAATAGAATAGATACTTTTGAAACATTTATGAATAATTTAGAAAAAGGATTTATTGTTGAAAAAACTTTAGATACAAAAATGAATGTTAATTATTTAATAATTCAATCTAAGGAAAATGAATATTATCATTTAGGGATTTTTTCTAGCGATAATGGAACATTACTTTTAGAATTTGATGAATTAAATAAAGATAAATCCTTTCTTAAAACATATTTTGTTGAAGATAATATAGTATATTTTGACAAATCTAATATTATTGAAGAAATACAAAGTATTAGTAAATATAGTGAAGATTTAGAAGAATATATTCCATTTTCTTTTGATGAGGAAAAAAACAGAGCATTATTAGAGGAATATAAAATAAATAGAGAGTTGAATTATAGAGAATTTTTAAAAAATTTTGAAAATAGCAAAGATAATACATGGAATATTAAAAAAGATGATAAAGAATTAGAGAGATAA
- a CDS encoding YadA C-terminal domain-containing protein codes for MKKYGIITLLSGIFLFNIGYSSTENNDKEIYDWLKNMRDIDKNADLNLDVGGLGEYKFAFIPQLKKILQVKVNKDASNLDSKDIDKWKEKLGIKNNENTYFTKSQFDKLNNSVNTANSGVASAIATASTIKNLGNKKHTISGSIGYYGKEVAGAIAYSTHYKNFGFGANASFNSRLEVGAGLGLSYTFGKDEDKRLQEEINSLRKIVEDIVTENKELRNSIKKI; via the coding sequence ATGAAAAAATATGGGATTATTACATTATTAAGTGGAATATTTTTATTTAATATTGGTTATTCCTCCACGGAAAATAATGATAAAGAAATTTATGATTGGTTAAAAAATATGAGAGATATAGATAAAAATGCTGACCTTAATTTAGATGTAGGTGGTTTAGGTGAATATAAGTTCGCATTTATTCCACAATTAAAAAAGATATTACAAGTTAAAGTAAATAAAGATGCTTCTAATCTTGATAGTAAAGATATTGATAAATGGAAAGAAAAATTAGGAATTAAGAATAATGAAAATACATATTTTACTAAATCACAATTTGATAAGTTAAATAATAGTGTAAATACAGCTAATTCTGGAGTTGCAAGTGCTATTGCTACAGCATCAACTATAAAGAATTTAGGAAATAAAAAGCACACTATTTCAGGTTCTATAGGTTATTATGGGAAAGAAGTTGCTGGAGCTATAGCTTATTCAACACATTATAAGAATTTTGGATTTGGTGCTAATGCTTCATTTAATAGTAGATTAGAAGTTGGTGCAGGACTTGGATTATCTTATACATTTGGAAAAGATGAAGATAAAAGATTACAAGAAGAAATTAATAGTCTAAGAAAAATAGTGGAAGATATAGTAACAGAAAATAAGGAATTAAGAAATTCAATAAAGAAAATATAA
- a CDS encoding ATPase, T2SS/T4P/T4SS family, with amino-acid sequence MTDLEISRELENEKKINFLKENLVGIEKWLNDENISEISLNQDGKIYLDIKGKGRIDSEKTLSKVDGENIIKLVAAFSGKQITEETPIISASLPDGSRFEGLMHQVTNFSPVFSIRKHTTEVIPLEKFVETNFMTNEQKEYIEQAIIDKKNILVVGGTSSGKTTFLNACLDKLKDSEDRISVIEEVRELKCEAKNINFFTSTETVSYRDILRSNMRLNPDRIILGELRTGGETIELLKAWNSGHSGGLATIHANSTLAGLKKVEQYIDEVTVKSQHYLIVEAINVVVNIVRDGTRRYIKEIAEVVAYDKENDTYILNKK; translated from the coding sequence ATGACTGATTTAGAAATAAGTAGAGAATTAGAAAATGAGAAAAAAATCAACTTTTTAAAAGAAAACTTAGTGGGAATAGAAAAATGGTTAAATGATGAAAATATTAGTGAGATATCTTTAAATCAAGATGGGAAAATATATTTAGATATTAAAGGAAAAGGAAGAATTGATAGTGAGAAAACACTATCTAAAGTAGATGGAGAAAATATTATTAAATTAGTTGCTGCATTTAGTGGGAAACAAATAACTGAAGAAACACCTATTATATCTGCATCTCTTCCTGATGGTTCAAGATTTGAAGGTTTAATGCACCAAGTAACCAATTTTTCTCCTGTATTTTCAATTAGAAAGCATACAACAGAAGTAATACCACTTGAAAAATTTGTTGAGACAAATTTTATGACTAATGAGCAAAAAGAATATATAGAACAAGCTATTATTGATAAAAAAAATATATTAGTTGTTGGTGGTACATCTAGTGGTAAAACTACATTTTTAAATGCTTGTTTAGATAAATTAAAAGATAGTGAAGATAGAATAAGTGTTATAGAAGAGGTAAGAGAGTTAAAGTGTGAAGCTAAAAATATTAATTTTTTTACATCAACTGAAACAGTAAGCTATAGGGATATATTAAGGTCAAATATGAGATTAAATCCTGATAGGATAATATTAGGAGAATTAAGAACAGGTGGAGAAACAATTGAGTTATTAAAAGCATGGAACTCTGGACATTCTGGTGGACTTGCAACTATACATGCTAATAGTACTTTAGCAGGATTAAAAAAAGTAGAACAATATATTGATGAAGTAACAGTTAAATCTCAACATTATTTAATAGTTGAAGCAATAAATGTAGTTGTAAATATAGTTAGAGATGGAACAAGAAGATATATAAAAGAGATAGCTGAAGTAGTTGCTTATGATAAAGAAAATGATACATATATTTTAAATAAAAAATAA